In one Serinus canaria isolate serCan28SL12 chromosome 2, serCan2020, whole genome shotgun sequence genomic region, the following are encoded:
- the FRRS1L gene encoding DOMON domain-containing protein FRRS1L has product MAERSRGARRRLLLLLLLLAGSAASPAEEGGGRREAGGGEHGEEAARHHDSSYGTFASEFYDLRYLSEEGYPFPTAPPVDPFAKIRVDDCGKTKGCFRYGKPGCNAETCDYFLSYRRIGADVEFELSADTDGWVAVGFSSDKKMGGDDVMACVHDDNGRVRIQHFYNVGQWAKEIQRNPARDEEGVFENNRVTCRFKRPVYVPREETIVDLHLSWYYLFAWGPAIQGSITRHDIDSPPVSERVVSIYKYEDIFMPSAAYQTFSSPFCLLLIVALTFYLLMGTP; this is encoded by the exons atggcGGAGCGGAGCCGCGGCGCTCggcggcggctgctgctgctgctgctgctcctggccggCTCCGCCGCCAGCCCGGCGGAGgagggcggcgggcggcgggaggcggGCGGAGGGGAGCACGGCGAGGAGGCGGCGCGGCACCACGACTCCTCGTACGGCACCTTCGCCAGCGAGTTCTACGACCTGCGCTACCTCTCCGAGGAGG GTTACCCTTTCCCTACTGCTCCTCCTGTGGACCCATTTGCAAAAATCAGAGTGGATGACTGTGGAAAAACCAAGGGATGCTTCAG GTATGGTAAACCTGGGTGCAATGCAGAGACTTGTGACTACTTTCTAAGTTACCGCAGAATTGGAGCTGATGTTGAATTTGAGTTGAGTGCTGACACAGATGGCTGGGTGGCAGTGGGATTTTCCTCAGACAAGAAAATG GGAGGAGATGATGTTATGGCTTGTGTTCATGATGATAACGGAAGAGTCCGAATACAGCACTTCTATAATGTTGGTCAGTGGGCTAAAGAAATCCAGAGAAATCCTGCTAGGGATGAGGAAGGGGTTTTTGAAAACAACCGCGTAACGTGTCGATTCAAGCGTCCTGTCTATGTTCCCCGAGAAGAAACCATTGTAGACTTGCACTTGAGTTGGTACTACCTATTTGCTTGGGGCCCAGCAATCCAGG GTTCTATAACTCGGCATGATATCGACTCTCCACCCGTGTCAGAGCGTGTTGTCAGTATTTACAAGTACGAAGATATTTTCATGCCTTCGGCTGCCTATCAgaccttctcttctccattcTGCTTGCTCCTCATTGTTGCACTGACTTTCTATTTATTGATGGGAACCCCATGA